The proteins below come from a single Limosilactobacillus reuteri genomic window:
- a CDS encoding valine--tRNA ligase, producing the protein MTEKDMSTKYDPAAVEEGRYQWWIDQGFFKPSGDKKAHPYSIVIPPPNVTGKLHLGHAWDTTLQDMIIRQKRMQGYDVLWVPGMDHAGIATQAKVEARLRKQGISRYDLGRDKFVQQVWDWKDEYADIIHQQWAKMGISVDYDRERFTLDEGLNKAVRKVFVDLYNKGLIYRGTYIINWDPQARTALSDIEVIHKDDKGAFYHVKYPFTDGTTFNGKDYIEIATTRPETMFGDEAVAVNPNDERYKDLVGKKVMVPLVNREIEIIADDYVTPEFGTGMVKITPAHDPNDFKVGKRHNLPELNTMNEDASMNENAGKYEGMDRFEAREAIVKDLQDQGYMLKVDPIVHSVGHSERTGVQVEARLSTQWFVKMKPLAEAALKNQDTDDRVNFVPERFEHTFTQWMENIHDWVISRQLWWGHRIPAWYNKQTGEVYVGMEAPKDAENWEQDKDVLDTWFSSALWPFSTMGWPNTDSADFKRYFPTNTLVTGYDIIFFWVSRMIFQSLEFTGRAPFKNVLLHGLIRDEQGRKMSKSLGNGIDPMDVIKKYGVDALRWFLITGSTPGQDIRFSYTKMDAAWNFINKIWNASRYVIMNLGEMPAPVLPDKSKWDLADRWILSRLNATVKQVNEQFDKFEFGEAGRALYNFIWNDFCDWYIEMTKEKLNNGTDEEKNDTKNILGYVLDQTLKMLHPIMPFVTEKLWQSMPHDGESIMVADYPVANAELDDPAATEQMNSLIELIKAVRNIRNEANAPMSKPVDILVKVDSDHLAQMLNDNRDYIERFCHPENLTIGKDVEAPKLAMSGILTGAEVYIPMAELVDLDEERDRMEKEIAKLEKEVERSQKKLGNEKFVNNAPEKVVEAERQKATEWQQKLAAAKERLQSLQQA; encoded by the coding sequence ATGACAGAAAAAGATATGTCAACCAAGTACGATCCAGCGGCGGTTGAAGAAGGCCGTTATCAATGGTGGATTGATCAAGGATTCTTTAAACCAAGTGGTGACAAAAAAGCTCACCCATATTCAATTGTTATTCCACCACCGAATGTTACTGGTAAGTTGCACTTAGGTCACGCTTGGGATACAACTTTACAAGATATGATCATTCGACAAAAGCGGATGCAAGGCTATGATGTATTATGGGTTCCTGGAATGGACCATGCTGGTATTGCTACCCAAGCGAAAGTTGAAGCCCGGCTTCGTAAACAAGGAATTTCTCGTTATGACCTTGGTCGTGACAAGTTTGTTCAACAAGTTTGGGACTGGAAAGATGAATATGCTGATATTATTCACCAGCAGTGGGCTAAGATGGGTATTTCTGTGGATTATGACCGCGAACGTTTTACCCTTGATGAAGGATTAAATAAGGCTGTTCGAAAAGTCTTTGTTGATCTCTACAATAAGGGCTTAATTTATCGTGGAACTTACATCATCAACTGGGACCCACAAGCACGGACGGCCTTATCAGATATTGAAGTTATTCATAAGGATGATAAGGGTGCATTCTACCATGTTAAGTATCCATTTACTGATGGAACCACTTTTAACGGTAAGGATTACATCGAAATCGCCACTACTCGTCCAGAAACAATGTTCGGGGATGAAGCGGTTGCCGTTAACCCTAATGATGAACGGTACAAGGACTTAGTTGGTAAGAAGGTCATGGTACCACTTGTCAACCGGGAAATTGAGATTATTGCTGACGACTACGTAACACCTGAATTTGGTACTGGGATGGTTAAGATTACCCCAGCTCATGATCCAAACGACTTTAAGGTAGGTAAGCGTCACAATCTTCCTGAACTGAATACAATGAATGAAGATGCCTCAATGAACGAAAATGCTGGTAAATACGAAGGCATGGACCGTTTTGAAGCTCGTGAAGCAATCGTTAAGGACCTTCAAGATCAAGGTTATATGTTAAAAGTTGACCCAATTGTTCACTCTGTTGGTCACTCAGAACGAACAGGGGTACAAGTTGAAGCCCGTCTTTCCACACAATGGTTTGTTAAGATGAAGCCATTAGCCGAAGCAGCTCTTAAGAACCAAGATACTGATGACCGAGTTAATTTCGTTCCAGAACGATTCGAACACACCTTTACGCAATGGATGGAAAATATTCATGATTGGGTTATTTCTCGTCAATTATGGTGGGGTCACCGGATTCCAGCTTGGTATAACAAACAGACTGGCGAAGTTTATGTTGGTATGGAAGCTCCTAAAGATGCCGAAAATTGGGAACAAGATAAGGATGTCCTTGATACATGGTTCTCTAGTGCGCTTTGGCCATTCTCGACGATGGGCTGGCCTAATACTGATTCAGCAGACTTCAAGCGCTACTTCCCAACCAATACTTTAGTTACTGGTTATGACATCATCTTCTTCTGGGTTTCCCGGATGATTTTCCAATCGCTTGAATTTACGGGTCGGGCACCATTTAAGAATGTTCTTCTCCATGGTTTGATTCGTGACGAACAAGGGCGAAAGATGAGTAAATCCTTAGGAAATGGTATTGATCCAATGGATGTTATCAAGAAGTACGGGGTAGATGCCTTACGGTGGTTCTTAATTACTGGTTCAACTCCTGGTCAAGATATTCGTTTTAGCTACACTAAGATGGATGCAGCTTGGAACTTTATTAATAAGATTTGGAACGCTAGTCGTTACGTTATCATGAACCTTGGTGAGATGCCTGCTCCTGTCCTTCCTGATAAGAGTAAGTGGGATTTAGCTGATCGGTGGATTTTGAGTCGGTTAAATGCAACTGTAAAGCAGGTTAACGAACAGTTTGACAAGTTTGAATTTGGTGAAGCTGGGCGGGCGCTTTACAACTTCATCTGGAATGATTTCTGTGACTGGTATATCGAAATGACCAAGGAGAAACTCAATAATGGGACTGACGAAGAAAAGAATGATACTAAGAATATTCTTGGTTATGTTCTTGATCAGACCTTGAAGATGTTACATCCAATCATGCCATTCGTTACCGAAAAATTATGGCAATCAATGCCGCATGATGGTGAATCAATTATGGTTGCAGATTACCCAGTTGCTAATGCCGAACTTGATGATCCAGCCGCAACTGAACAAATGAATAGTTTGATTGAATTGATTAAGGCTGTTCGTAACATTCGAAATGAAGCTAATGCGCCAATGTCTAAACCAGTTGACATTTTGGTAAAAGTTGATAGTGATCACTTGGCACAGATGTTGAATGATAACCGGGATTACATTGAACGCTTCTGTCATCCAGAGAACTTAACTATTGGTAAGGATGTTGAAGCTCCTAAGCTTGCGATGAGCGGTATTTTGACTGGAGCAGAAGTTTACATCCCAATGGCTGAATTAGTTGACCTTGATGAAGAACGAGATCGGATGGAAAAAGAGATTGCTAAACTTGAAAAAGAAGTAGAACGTTCACAAAAGAAGCTTGGCAATGAAAAGTTTGTTAATAATGCGCCGGAAAAAGTTGTTGAAGCTGAACGACAAAAGGCAACGGAATGGCAACAAAAATTAGCAGCTGCTAAAGAACGCCTTCAATCACTTCAACAAGCTTAG
- a CDS encoding cytochrome ubiquinol oxidase subunit I has protein sequence MTILSLARFQFAMTTVYHFFFVPFSIGTAFIVAIMESMYVSTKDETYKKMAKFWGNIFLLSFAVGVVTGLIQEFQFGMNWSDYSRFMGDIFGAPLALEALLSFFIESTFIGLWVFTWKKVKPGLHLFFIWMTSFGSLTSALWILTANSFMQHPVGYEIKGGRAVMVNFGALLKNPQLWYEFGHVILNAIMMGGIIIAGLTAFQLLKNQKLSEANKKFYKKSMRLGLLVSLIFSIGGIALGDAQMQYLIKEQPMKFAATEDVFTTTGKHAPWTIVGIADMKDHEVKGNIDIPYALSILSYHKTTGAVTGMNELNAQYKKKYGKNLDYYPPVNTLFYSFRIMCAVGAWIFLVSLVGLIMTREKSKKPLAQRRWALWCIAITTFLPFIGNTVGWFVTEFGRIPWTVYGLFTIAESVSPNVSVGSLLTSNIVYFVLFTTLAITLIWLIVLELRKDPSEAIEPKFKKVLDPFDKEAF, from the coding sequence ATGACTATTCTTAGTCTGGCACGTTTCCAATTTGCCATGACGACGGTTTACCACTTCTTCTTTGTTCCGTTTTCGATTGGAACAGCTTTTATCGTCGCCATTATGGAAAGTATGTATGTCTCAACTAAAGACGAAACATACAAAAAAATGGCAAAATTTTGGGGAAATATTTTCTTACTTAGTTTTGCGGTCGGTGTTGTTACAGGTTTGATTCAGGAATTCCAATTTGGGATGAACTGGTCGGATTACTCACGGTTTATGGGTGATATCTTTGGTGCTCCATTAGCCCTCGAAGCTTTGCTATCATTCTTTATTGAATCAACATTTATTGGCTTATGGGTATTTACCTGGAAAAAGGTTAAGCCAGGGTTGCACCTTTTCTTCATTTGGATGACAAGTTTTGGCTCTTTAACATCTGCTTTATGGATTTTAACTGCCAACTCATTCATGCAACACCCAGTTGGTTATGAAATCAAGGGTGGCCGTGCAGTAATGGTTAATTTTGGTGCATTGCTTAAAAACCCCCAATTATGGTATGAATTTGGACATGTTATCCTTAACGCCATCATGATGGGTGGTATTATTATTGCTGGTTTAACAGCATTCCAACTTCTCAAGAACCAAAAACTTTCTGAAGCTAATAAGAAGTTTTACAAGAAGTCAATGCGTTTAGGACTTTTAGTATCATTGATTTTCTCTATTGGTGGAATTGCGTTAGGGGATGCCCAGATGCAATACTTAATCAAAGAACAACCAATGAAGTTTGCAGCTACTGAAGACGTATTCACGACTACTGGTAAGCATGCACCGTGGACAATTGTTGGTATTGCCGATATGAAAGACCATGAAGTAAAAGGCAATATCGATATTCCCTATGCCCTAAGTATTTTGTCATACCACAAAACTACTGGTGCGGTTACCGGGATGAATGAGCTCAATGCCCAATATAAGAAAAAGTACGGCAAGAATCTTGATTACTACCCACCAGTAAATACACTGTTCTATAGTTTCCGGATTATGTGTGCAGTCGGTGCTTGGATTTTCTTAGTTTCATTAGTTGGATTAATTATGACAAGGGAAAAGAGCAAGAAACCACTTGCACAACGCCGCTGGGCACTTTGGTGTATTGCAATTACCACTTTCTTACCATTTATCGGTAATACTGTTGGTTGGTTTGTAACGGAATTTGGTCGTATTCCATGGACGGTTTATGGCTTGTTTACAATTGCTGAAAGTGTATCGCCAAATGTTTCAGTTGGATCATTGCTAACATCAAATATTGTTTACTTTGTATTATTTACAACTCTTGCAATTACATTAATTTGGTTAATTGTTCTTGAGTTACGTAAAGATCCATCGGAAGCAATTGAACCTAAATTCAAGAAGGTTCTTGACCCATTTGACAAGGAGGCGTTCTAG
- the cydB gene encoding cytochrome d ubiquinol oxidase subunit II, translating to MSFLQLLWFVLIGVLFAGFFFLDGFDYGVGMAVETLAHNESERDQLVRTIGPVWDANEVWLITAGGAMFASFPYWYASLFSGYYLILMIILAGLIIRGVSFEFRKNSPVPQKRIWDWALAIGSAIVPFFLGIMFVSMIHGMPIDANGNFHAGFFDYFNWLAVVGGIALLLLTYLHGINYIALKTTGPVQERARNYAEFLYWILYAGEVVFALLLIFMTDFMAVHPVGTIIMLILIVGFSVLAQVETFAGHELIAFISSGLTLVSLVVLIFIGLFPRVLISSISPKYSILIQNASSTEYTLTVMTIATCCLLPFVLAYTIWAYWIFRKRIAMPAIPEVK from the coding sequence ATGAGTTTTCTTCAATTATTATGGTTTGTATTGATTGGAGTGCTTTTTGCCGGCTTCTTCTTCCTAGATGGATTTGATTATGGGGTAGGAATGGCGGTTGAAACACTTGCTCATAACGAATCAGAACGTGATCAACTTGTGCGGACAATTGGACCAGTTTGGGATGCAAATGAAGTATGGTTAATCACGGCTGGTGGTGCAATGTTTGCATCTTTTCCATATTGGTATGCTAGTCTTTTCAGTGGGTATTACTTAATCTTAATGATTATCCTAGCTGGTTTAATTATCCGTGGTGTTTCTTTTGAATTCCGTAAAAATAGTCCAGTGCCACAAAAGCGGATCTGGGATTGGGCATTGGCAATTGGTAGTGCAATCGTTCCATTTTTCCTTGGTATTATGTTTGTTAGCATGATTCATGGAATGCCAATTGATGCTAACGGCAATTTTCACGCAGGATTCTTTGACTATTTCAACTGGCTTGCAGTTGTTGGTGGGATTGCCTTATTGCTTTTAACCTACTTACATGGAATTAATTATATTGCCTTAAAGACGACTGGTCCGGTTCAGGAACGCGCCCGGAACTACGCTGAATTTTTGTACTGGATTCTTTATGCTGGCGAAGTTGTCTTTGCACTATTATTAATCTTTATGACCGACTTTATGGCTGTTCACCCAGTTGGCACAATCATTATGCTTATATTGATTGTTGGTTTCTCAGTTTTAGCCCAAGTAGAAACCTTTGCTGGTCATGAACTAATTGCCTTTATTTCAAGTGGGTTAACCTTAGTATCTTTAGTTGTATTGATTTTTATCGGTCTCTTCCCACGGGTACTAATTAGTAGCATTAGTCCGAAGTACAGTATTCTTATTCAAAATGCTTCCTCAACAGAATATACGTTGACAGTGATGACGATTGCTACTTGCTGTCTTTTACCATTTGTTTTGGCATATACAATCTGGGCTTACTGGATTTTCCGTAAACGGATTGCAATGCCAGCTATTCCGGAGGTTAAATAA
- the cydD gene encoding thiol reductant ABC exporter subunit CydD: MIKLVGLYVLQAFLILGQGLSLAALLTGLWQGHSLLSQIYGLGGFIVCYLLRHGLTEIGNDWLDKYSANAAQNFRQQLLKKVFALGPVIVQREGTGNMVTLALDGIKEVENYIRLIYSKVISMMIIPVIILVVCFWLDWISGIVMLLGYPLIVLFMIILGYAAKAKANRQFAAFQILSNHFIDSLRGIDTLKYFGLSKKYSQSIYRSSERFRKSTMSVIKVAMLSTFALDFFTTLAIAILAVFLGLRLINGHLLLFPALAILILAPEYFLPIRNFASDYHATLNGKNSFHAVRRILEMPLPKKPTVELHQWTGVDELSFENVEFMYPQNGSELTNLDLTVKGNQKIGIIGMSGAGKTTLINLLSGFLAPTSGQITIQGKKVTTLDIHDWQKRILYIPQTPYIFADTLKNNIAFYTPNVSEDKIKEAIHVVGLDDLVAELPQGLGTMIGSGHRALSGGQAQRIALARAFLDPERRVMIFDEPTAHLDIETELELKKRMLPLMENRLVFFATHRLHWMKQMDYILVLKNGKLIEQGTYQQLLDEHGYFTELMDQTRGKEITHE; encoded by the coding sequence ATGATTAAGCTTGTGGGGCTTTATGTCCTGCAAGCTTTTCTTATCCTTGGTCAGGGATTAAGTTTGGCTGCTTTACTAACAGGCTTATGGCAGGGACATTCTCTTTTAAGTCAAATATATGGCTTAGGTGGATTTATTGTTTGCTACCTTTTGCGTCATGGGCTAACCGAAATTGGGAATGATTGGCTTGATAAGTATTCGGCTAATGCTGCCCAAAACTTTCGTCAGCAATTATTAAAAAAAGTCTTTGCGCTTGGACCGGTAATTGTTCAGCGGGAGGGAACCGGTAATATGGTTACTCTTGCTCTTGATGGCATTAAAGAAGTTGAAAATTATATTCGACTCATCTATAGCAAGGTGATCAGCATGATGATTATTCCAGTCATTATTTTGGTTGTCTGTTTTTGGCTTGATTGGATTTCTGGCATTGTTATGTTGTTAGGTTATCCTTTGATTGTTTTATTCATGATTATTTTAGGCTATGCAGCGAAGGCTAAGGCAAATCGACAGTTTGCAGCTTTTCAAATATTGTCTAATCACTTTATTGATTCTTTGCGGGGGATTGACACATTGAAGTACTTTGGCCTTAGTAAGAAGTATTCGCAAAGTATTTATCGGTCAAGTGAGCGTTTTCGCAAGTCAACAATGAGTGTGATTAAAGTAGCGATGTTATCAACGTTTGCTCTTGATTTCTTCACTACATTAGCTATTGCAATCTTAGCAGTCTTTCTTGGCTTACGGTTAATTAACGGTCACTTATTGCTATTCCCGGCACTAGCAATCTTGATTTTGGCACCGGAGTATTTTTTGCCGATTAGGAACTTTGCAAGTGATTACCATGCGACGTTGAATGGTAAAAATTCATTTCATGCGGTTCGGCGAATTCTTGAGATGCCATTACCAAAGAAGCCGACTGTTGAATTACACCAGTGGACAGGAGTCGATGAGTTAAGTTTTGAGAATGTTGAGTTTATGTATCCCCAAAATGGCAGTGAATTAACAAACCTTGATTTAACTGTTAAGGGGAATCAAAAAATTGGCATTATTGGGATGAGTGGGGCCGGAAAGACAACTTTAATTAATCTTTTAAGTGGCTTTTTAGCGCCGACAAGTGGCCAAATTACCATTCAAGGAAAAAAAGTAACGACTTTGGATATTCATGACTGGCAAAAACGGATTCTCTACATTCCACAGACTCCCTATATTTTTGCAGATACGTTAAAAAATAATATTGCCTTTTATACTCCAAATGTCAGTGAAGATAAAATAAAAGAAGCGATTCATGTTGTCGGCTTAGATGATCTTGTTGCTGAATTACCTCAAGGATTAGGGACGATGATTGGCAGCGGCCACCGAGCATTAAGCGGTGGACAGGCACAGCGAATTGCCTTAGCACGAGCATTTCTTGATCCAGAACGTCGGGTAATGATTTTTGATGAGCCGACCGCCCACCTTGATATTGAGACTGAACTAGAGTTGAAAAAAAGAATGCTTCCGTTGATGGAAAATAGGTTAGTCTTTTTTGCTACCCACCGTTTGCATTGGATGAAGCAGATGGACTACATTTTAGTGTTGAAGAATGGCAAGTTAATTGAACAAGGAACGTATCAGCAGTTGCTTGATGAACATGGTTACTTTACAGAACTGATGGACCAAACACGCGGAAAGGAGATAACCCATGAATAA
- the cydC gene encoding thiol reductant ABC exporter subunit CydC, translated as MNKIPLLKAMKHDRWVKPFLKRYKWTLVLAITLGIVTFICASGLMFTAGYLISKSATMPFNILLVYVPIVLTRAFGIFRPVTNYFERLVSHNWVFKMTSAFRKKLYDSLEQDAVFFNSKYRIGDILGLLSEDVAHIQNLYLRTIFPMLVAFGLYAIIVIGMGIISPLMGLLMLILFGLIIIAVPVWSVLVNGARQQLEKQYTNTLYADLTDNIMGITDWVFAGRSADYLQHYDKSEKNVLASQKAMKRFEHWRDFILQVMILLVVVSLIVWGAARFGSHWGGSANWIAAFVLCVFPLDEVLSSLPAAAQETNVYTDSLKRLNELPQPPAPSKANIEIAAPYHLKITDVYYRYPKTEKMILRGINLDVNPGEKLAILGRSGAGKSTLASLIRGDRKPTSGTVTLNNVPTDEFGDEISNYIGIVHQSPYLFHTTILNNIRLGNEDATEDQVWDVLERVGLAAMIRRLPKGLHTMVDEAGLRFSGGERHRLSLARILLKDAPIILLDEPTVGLDPVTEEKVIETFMEQLQGKTLIWITHHLQGIEMMDQVVFIEDGKISMQGSPAELQKTNEHYRALKMADEGI; from the coding sequence ATGAATAAGATTCCTTTACTTAAAGCAATGAAACATGATCGGTGGGTGAAACCCTTCCTAAAGCGTTACAAGTGGACCTTGGTATTAGCAATTACCCTGGGGATTGTTACCTTTATTTGTGCTAGTGGATTGATGTTCACCGCGGGCTATTTAATCAGTAAGTCCGCAACGATGCCTTTTAATATTTTGTTAGTATATGTTCCCATCGTTCTTACTCGTGCCTTTGGGATTTTTAGACCGGTGACTAATTATTTTGAACGATTGGTTAGTCATAATTGGGTTTTTAAAATGACTTCTGCATTTCGTAAAAAGCTTTATGATTCGTTAGAGCAGGATGCCGTTTTCTTTAATAGTAAGTATCGAATTGGAGATATTCTTGGGTTACTTTCAGAAGATGTTGCCCACATTCAAAATTTATATTTACGAACGATTTTTCCAATGTTGGTTGCATTTGGGCTTTATGCCATTATCGTTATTGGAATGGGGATAATTTCTCCACTAATGGGTCTTTTAATGTTAATTCTATTTGGGTTAATCATCATTGCTGTTCCCGTGTGGTCAGTGCTTGTTAATGGTGCACGCCAGCAACTAGAAAAGCAATATACCAATACCTTGTATGCTGATCTTACTGATAATATCATGGGGATTACAGACTGGGTATTTGCGGGGCGCAGTGCGGATTACCTGCAGCACTATGATAAAAGTGAGAAAAACGTACTAGCATCTCAAAAAGCGATGAAACGTTTTGAGCATTGGCGTGATTTTATTCTTCAGGTAATGATTTTATTGGTGGTTGTTAGCCTTATTGTATGGGGAGCAGCACGTTTCGGCAGTCATTGGGGAGGCAGTGCAAATTGGATTGCGGCCTTTGTTCTTTGTGTCTTTCCCCTTGATGAAGTATTGTCTAGCTTGCCAGCAGCTGCTCAAGAAACTAATGTATATACGGATTCATTAAAGCGATTGAATGAATTACCACAACCGCCTGCTCCTTCTAAGGCTAATATTGAGATTGCCGCTCCTTATCATCTTAAAATTACAGATGTTTATTATCGCTATCCTAAAACAGAGAAGATGATCTTGCGGGGGATTAATCTTGATGTTAATCCAGGCGAAAAACTTGCCATTCTTGGTCGCAGTGGGGCTGGAAAGAGTACGTTAGCTAGTTTAATTCGTGGAGACCGGAAGCCTACTTCGGGCACTGTTACTCTTAATAATGTGCCAACGGATGAATTTGGTGATGAGATTTCGAATTATATTGGGATCGTTCACCAATCGCCATATTTGTTTCATACCACAATCTTAAATAATATTCGTTTGGGAAATGAAGATGCGACAGAGGATCAAGTATGGGATGTTCTTGAACGTGTTGGGTTGGCCGCTATGATTAGACGACTGCCAAAAGGACTTCATACGATGGTTGATGAGGCAGGGTTACGGTTTTCTGGCGGAGAGCGTCACCGGTTGTCTCTTGCCCGGATTTTACTCAAGGATGCGCCCATTATCCTTTTAGATGAACCAACTGTAGGTTTAGATCCGGTAACAGAAGAAAAGGTAATTGAGACTTTTATGGAGCAGCTACAAGGAAAAACTTTGATTTGGATTACTCACCATTTACAAGGCATAGAAATGATGGATCAAGTTGTTTTTATCGAGGATGGTAAAATTTCAATGCAAGGCAGCCCGGCAGAATTACAAAAAACAAATGAACATTACCGGGCGTTAAAAATGGCAGATGAGGGTATCTAG
- a CDS encoding NAD(P)/FAD-dependent oxidoreductase → MKEVVVLGAGYAGLKTVVLLQKKLKNNVHITLVDRNNYHYEATDLHEAAAGTQSASRITYPISDVINPQITTFIQDEVVKIDPDKKTVKLAGHEELLHYDYCVLGLGFVSETFGIPGAEENALPMTNVKEALAIYDHIIAKMKDYRTTHNPDDLQIVICGGGFTGIELAGALVDARASYAKIARVSPDEIKITLIEASTRLLPMFSEKLAEYGVNLVKSLNVQLLDGSRISKIEPGKVIYKHGDDDEESLNAGIIIWTTGVSGNPLMEECGFDAKRGRVIVTDHLTDPKHDDIYIIGDVAAVMPPDGKRPYPTTAQIALAMADYTAEDIVSRIKTGKHEAKPFTYKSLGTVASVGNTRAFGEAMGHELRGYPASAMKKIIADRSLLETGGLKELFAKGRFDLYH, encoded by the coding sequence ATGAAAGAAGTTGTTGTACTTGGAGCTGGTTACGCTGGCTTAAAGACGGTCGTATTATTACAAAAAAAGCTAAAAAATAATGTTCATATTACACTAGTTGATCGTAATAATTATCATTATGAAGCTACTGATTTACACGAAGCTGCTGCGGGAACGCAAAGTGCTTCAAGGATCACTTATCCAATTAGTGATGTTATTAATCCACAAATTACTACCTTTATCCAAGATGAAGTTGTAAAGATCGATCCTGATAAAAAGACAGTTAAACTTGCTGGTCATGAAGAGCTACTGCACTATGATTATTGTGTATTAGGACTCGGCTTTGTTTCAGAAACCTTTGGAATCCCTGGTGCTGAAGAAAATGCATTACCGATGACTAATGTTAAAGAAGCTTTAGCAATTTATGACCATATCATTGCCAAAATGAAAGATTATCGTACCACTCACAATCCTGATGATCTTCAAATTGTTATTTGTGGTGGTGGATTTACTGGAATTGAATTAGCAGGGGCGCTTGTTGACGCTCGAGCAAGTTATGCCAAAATCGCTAGAGTTTCACCAGATGAAATTAAAATTACGCTGATTGAAGCTTCAACAAGATTACTTCCAATGTTTAGTGAAAAACTTGCCGAATATGGGGTAAACCTTGTTAAGAGCCTTAACGTGCAATTGCTTGATGGTTCACGAATTAGCAAGATTGAACCTGGGAAGGTCATCTACAAGCATGGAGATGATGATGAAGAGTCCCTTAATGCTGGTATAATTATCTGGACAACTGGAGTAAGTGGTAATCCATTGATGGAAGAATGTGGCTTTGATGCTAAGCGTGGTCGGGTAATCGTTACTGACCACTTAACAGATCCTAAGCACGATGATATTTACATCATTGGGGATGTTGCTGCCGTAATGCCACCGGATGGTAAACGCCCATACCCAACTACTGCACAAATCGCTCTAGCAATGGCTGATTACACGGCTGAAGACATTGTTAGCCGTATTAAGACTGGCAAGCATGAAGCTAAGCCATTTACTTACAAGTCCTTAGGAACAGTTGCTTCCGTTGGTAATACGCGGGCATTTGGTGAAGCAATGGGTCATGAATTACGTGGATATCCTGCTTCAGCAATGAAGAAAATTATTGCTGACCGTTCCTTGTTAGAAACAGGTGGTTTGAAAGAGCTATTTGCTAAAGGACGCTTTGACTTATATCACTAG